The Saccharothrix variisporea genome has a segment encoding these proteins:
- a CDS encoding TetR/AcrR family transcriptional regulator, which yields MTDGKSRRRGAELETAILDAAWAELSEHGYGRLTMEGVAARAGTSKPVLYRRWSSRAELALAAWNSRVPVEVEVADTGVLREDLVVLFDRIARRAGTMVNGVIAGVMAEAFRHPEMAELLRERLANPTGLTDAVRQIVDRAVERGELRPLELPHRAARAPLDLVRNEFIACGGPVDDDVIAALVDEVYLPLLRGLGVD from the coding sequence GTGACGGACGGGAAGTCGCGCCGCAGGGGAGCGGAGCTGGAGACGGCCATCTTGGACGCCGCGTGGGCGGAGCTCAGCGAGCACGGCTACGGGCGGTTGACCATGGAGGGCGTCGCGGCGCGCGCCGGGACCAGCAAGCCCGTCCTGTACCGGCGGTGGTCGAGCCGGGCGGAGCTGGCGCTGGCCGCCTGGAACAGCCGGGTCCCCGTGGAGGTGGAGGTCGCCGACACCGGCGTGCTGCGCGAGGACCTGGTGGTGCTGTTCGACCGGATCGCCCGCCGCGCCGGCACGATGGTCAACGGGGTGATCGCCGGGGTCATGGCCGAGGCGTTCCGGCACCCGGAGATGGCCGAGCTGCTGCGCGAACGCCTGGCGAACCCCACGGGACTGACCGACGCCGTGCGTCAGATCGTCGACCGGGCGGTGGAACGCGGCGAACTGCGCCCGCTGGAACTGCCCCACCGCGCCGCCCGCGCCCCGCTGGACCTCGTGCGCAACGAGTTCATCGCCTGCGGCGGCCCGGTCGACGACGACGTGATCGCCGCACTCGTGGACGAGGTGTACCTCCCGTTGCTGCGCGGCCTGGGCGTGGACTGA
- a CDS encoding GNAT family N-acetyltransferase encodes MITLGPLLPADRAAWEELFVGYNAFYGRELPPLLLDRAWREFQRDVRMHALGARHDGRLVGIAHFLVHASTTAPDVCYLQDLFTAPDARGLGVGRALIGGVVEWARERECSRVYWHTQESNDTARRLYDQVAENRGFISYVVPL; translated from the coding sequence ATGATCACCCTGGGGCCACTCCTGCCGGCCGACCGCGCGGCCTGGGAGGAGCTTTTCGTCGGCTACAACGCTTTCTACGGCCGTGAGCTGCCGCCGCTGCTGCTGGACCGGGCGTGGCGGGAGTTCCAGCGGGACGTGCGGATGCACGCGCTGGGGGCCCGGCACGACGGTCGCCTGGTCGGCATCGCGCACTTCCTGGTGCACGCCAGCACCACCGCACCGGACGTCTGCTACCTGCAAGACCTGTTCACCGCGCCGGACGCCCGGGGGCTGGGTGTCGGGCGGGCGTTGATCGGCGGGGTGGTGGAGTGGGCGCGGGAGCGGGAGTGCTCGCGGGTCTACTGGCACACCCAGGAGAGCAACGACACCGCGCGCCGCTTGTACGACCAGGTCGCCGAGAACCGGGGCTTCATCTCCTACGTGGTCCCGCTCTGA
- a CDS encoding transcriptional regulator, translating into MSQSARQLLDRIRDEVADEHGENRFVPLVEAGTAPLTSIGALAAEESRIVPGDWRSFLTLAANADDPAARGFFTSLAQGEGLVLPLLDPLARKAGVDPAKYRYRPGCQAYASYVAWLALNTEPAVAAVAMLTNFAAWGEYCGRISTGLRAHYGFEPEDTAFFDFFATPVPELEQQGVDAVQAGLDAGIDFSSAVEHVRLLQGYELMFWNTLADAA; encoded by the coding sequence ATGAGCCAGTCGGCGAGGCAACTGCTGGACAGGATCAGGGACGAGGTCGCGGACGAGCACGGGGAGAACCGCTTCGTGCCGCTGGTCGAGGCCGGCACGGCGCCCCTGACGTCGATCGGCGCGCTGGCCGCCGAGGAGAGCCGGATCGTGCCGGGCGACTGGCGCAGCTTCCTCACCCTGGCCGCCAACGCCGACGACCCCGCCGCCCGCGGCTTCTTCACCAGCCTGGCCCAGGGCGAAGGCCTGGTGCTGCCCCTGCTGGACCCCTTGGCCCGCAAGGCCGGCGTGGACCCGGCGAAGTACCGCTACCGACCGGGCTGCCAGGCCTACGCCTCCTACGTGGCGTGGCTCGCGCTCAACACCGAACCCGCCGTGGCAGCAGTGGCGATGCTGACCAACTTCGCCGCGTGGGGCGAGTACTGCGGCCGAATCTCGACCGGCCTGCGCGCCCACTACGGGTTCGAACCCGAGGACACGGCGTTCTTCGACTTCTTCGCCACCCCGGTGCCGGAACTGGAGCAGCAGGGCGTCGACGCGGTGCAGGCGGGACTGGACGCGGGCATCGACTTCAGCAGCGCGGTCGAACACGTGCGCCTGCTGCAGGGTTACGAACTGATGTTCTGGAACACGCTGGCCGACGCGGCGTAG